The Actinomycetes bacterium genome includes a region encoding these proteins:
- the ruvA gene encoding Holliday junction branch migration protein RuvA has translation MIAFLAGRVAAVGPDTAVLEVGGVGMAVQCTPGTVSRLRVGEPARLSTSLVVREDSLTLYGFADDDERSVFELLQTASGVGPRLAQAMLAVHAPDELRRAVVTEDLKALELVPGIGRKGAQRIVLELRDKLGVPHGGPAVRSGTGSGGETWREQVHAGLVALGWSPREADEALVAIAPDALAMQSELSRVDVGALLKAALRTLSRA, from the coding sequence GTGATCGCGTTCCTGGCCGGCCGGGTGGCCGCGGTGGGGCCGGACACCGCGGTGCTGGAGGTCGGGGGGGTGGGGATGGCGGTGCAGTGCACCCCCGGCACCGTGTCCAGGCTGCGGGTGGGGGAGCCGGCCCGGCTGTCGACCAGCCTCGTGGTCCGAGAGGACTCCCTGACGCTGTACGGCTTCGCCGACGACGACGAGCGGTCGGTGTTCGAACTGCTGCAGACGGCCAGCGGTGTCGGACCGCGGCTGGCCCAGGCGATGCTCGCCGTGCATGCCCCAGACGAGCTGCGGCGGGCGGTGGTCACCGAGGACCTCAAGGCGCTCGAGCTGGTCCCCGGCATCGGGCGCAAGGGGGCCCAGCGGATCGTGCTCGAGCTGCGGGACAAGCTCGGCGTGCCGCACGGCGGGCCAGCGGTCCGGTCCGGCACCGGCTCCGGCGGCGAGACCTGGCGGGAGCAGGTGCACGCTGGCCTGGTCGCGCTGGGCTGGTCGCCTCGAGAGGCGGACGAGGCGCTGGTGGCCATCGCGCCGGACGCGCTGGCCATGCAGTCCGAGCTCAGCCGGGTCGACGTCGGTGCGCTGCTCAAGGCGGCGCTGCGCACGCTGAGCAGGGCGTGA